GAAAAACTGATTGATGAAATAACTGAAAAAGTTGAAAAAGAACTGGAAAGAAATGAAAATGGACAAATTCTGGCGGATTATGTGAGATTGAGATTTGAAGCTGTGAAAGAATAGAAAATATTTATTTTGAAAGGAAGATGAATTTGAAAACAATAGGATTAATAGGAGGAATGAGCTGGGAAAGCACAGTAACTTATTATAAAATAATAAATGAAACAATTAAAGAAAAACTAGGAGGATTACATTCAGCTAAATGTATATTATATAGCGTTGATTTTCAGGAAATAGAAGAATGTCAGGCAAATGGCAACTGGGAAAAAAGTGGAGAAATCTTGGGAGAAGCTGCTAATAATCTTGAAAAAGCAGGAGCAGACTTTATAGTTATTTGTACAAATACAATGCATAAGGTTGTTAACCAGATTGAAGAAAAAATCTCCATTCCAATATTGCATATTGCTGAAATGACAGCAGAGAAGATATTAGAAAAAGGATTAAAAAATATAGCATTGCTTGGAACAAAATATACAATGGAACAGGATTTTTACAAATCAAAACTTATTGAAAAGGGTATAAATGTTATAATACCTGATAAGAATGATATAGAAATTATAAATGAAGTAATATATGACGAACTTTGTCTTGGAACTATAAATTCTGATTCAAAAAAGAAATTTTTAGAAATTGTTGATAAGCTAAGAAGTAAAGGAGCAGAAGGAATAATATTAGGTTGTACTGAAATAGGGCTTCTTATAAAAAATGAAGATACTGATGTCCCGTTATTTGATACAGCGATTATTCATGCGGAGCAGGCAGCAATGCATTCCATAAAATAAAAATAAAATGAAAAGTATTACCTATAAGGAGGAGACAATGAAAAAACATATTAAAATATTTGATACAACGCTAAGAGATGGGGAGCAGACACCACGTGTCAATCTTAATACACAGGAAAAATTGAGAATTGCAAAACAGCTTGAAAGTCTTGGGGTGGATGTGATAGAAGCTGGATTTGCAGTGGCATCACCAGGAGATTTTGAATCAGTTAAATTAATTGCTGAAAATATTGAGAAATCTACAGTTACAAGTTTGGCGAGAGCTGTGAAAAAAGATATTGAAGTAGCGGCAGAGGCAGTGAAAAATGCGAAAAAACCAAGAATACATACATTTATTGCAACTTCTCCAATTCATAGGGAATACAAACTAAAAATGACAAAAGAGCAGATTTTAGATAGAGTAAAGGAAATGGTGTCTTATGCAAAATCGTTTATTGACGATATTGAATTTTCTTCAGAAGATGCGACTAGAACTGAAAAGGAATTTTTGGTGGAAGTATATGAAACGGCTATAAAAGCTGGAGCCACTACACTTAATGTGCCTGATACAGTAGGTTATAGAACTCCAAATGAAATGTTTGAACTTATAACTTATTTGAAAAAAAATGTTAAAGGGATTGAAAATGTGGATATTTCTGTGCATTGCCATGATGATTTGGGACTTTCTGTGGCAAATTCGGTTGCGGCGATTCAAGCTGGAGCAACTCAGATTGAGTGTACAATTAATGGACTTGGAGAAAGAGCTGGGAATACTTCACTTGAAGAGATTGCAATGATTTTGAAAACGAGAAAAGACTTATTTGAAGAATATTATACAAACATTGATTCAAAGCAAATCTACCCAACAAGTAAATTAGTAAGCCTTTTGACAGGAGTTTCAACACAGCCAAATAAAGCAATTGTCGGAGCGAATGCCTTTGCACACGAATCAGGAATTCATCAACATGGAGTATTAGTAAATCCTGAAACTTACGAAATTATGAGTCCAGAATCAGTTGGAAGAAATCCAGACAGCTTAGTACTTGGAAAACATTCAGGAAAACACGCTTTTGTACAAAAATTAGAATCACTAGGATTTAATCATGTCGGAAGTGACAGAGTGGAAGAATTATTTGCACAGTTTAAAAAATTGGCAGACAAGAAAAAATATGTTTTAGATGAAGACATTATCGCATTAGTTGCTGGAGAAGCAGCAAAAATAGAGGGAAGAATAAAACTGACTCACT
This is a stretch of genomic DNA from Leptotrichia hofstadii. It encodes these proteins:
- a CDS encoding 2-isopropylmalate synthase, translating into MKKHIKIFDTTLRDGEQTPRVNLNTQEKLRIAKQLESLGVDVIEAGFAVASPGDFESVKLIAENIEKSTVTSLARAVKKDIEVAAEAVKNAKKPRIHTFIATSPIHREYKLKMTKEQILDRVKEMVSYAKSFIDDIEFSSEDATRTEKEFLVEVYETAIKAGATTLNVPDTVGYRTPNEMFELITYLKKNVKGIENVDISVHCHDDLGLSVANSVAAIQAGATQIECTINGLGERAGNTSLEEIAMILKTRKDLFEEYYTNIDSKQIYPTSKLVSLLTGVSTQPNKAIVGANAFAHESGIHQHGVLVNPETYEIMSPESVGRNPDSLVLGKHSGKHAFVQKLESLGFNHVGSDRVEELFAQFKKLADKKKYVLDEDIIALVAGEAAKIEGRIKLTHFEISRQEGKKPKATVTIELDGEKLVKEALGDGPVDAAYNAVNLAVSDIFVLEEYKLEAITGDTDAQAQVVVIIEKNGNRFIGRGQSTDVVEASIKAYINGINRLYSN
- a CDS encoding aspartate/glutamate racemase family protein, with amino-acid sequence MKTIGLIGGMSWESTVTYYKIINETIKEKLGGLHSAKCILYSVDFQEIEECQANGNWEKSGEILGEAANNLEKAGADFIVICTNTMHKVVNQIEEKISIPILHIAEMTAEKILEKGLKNIALLGTKYTMEQDFYKSKLIEKGINVIIPDKNDIEIINEVIYDELCLGTINSDSKKKFLEIVDKLRSKGAEGIILGCTEIGLLIKNEDTDVPLFDTAIIHAEQAAMHSIK